A region from the Lolium perenne isolate Kyuss_39 chromosome 4, Kyuss_2.0, whole genome shotgun sequence genome encodes:
- the LOC127297286 gene encoding probable receptor-like protein kinase At5g24010, with product MASSPGPAALAAVLLCALFAASAASRFAPADNHLIACGATAPALLPDGRRFIPDSGCASTRLRSQSPTLPTTAPTAPSPPPSPLHAAARVFSCHASYDLAIRRRGHHVLRLHFYPLDSTLASARFHVGAGGFLLLHNFTASSPVIKEFLLPVHTDVLALTFVPDAGSAAFVNAIELFSAPDELLGDIATLVTPNATNQTTGLSSQVLDTLYRVTVAGHKVTPFNDTLWRTWVSDEGFLVHNESSGTKAWSFGGRIAYPKDSRQMTREVAPDNVYSSARSVDSEGNVTWGFPVPAGNRYLVRMHFCDIVSKAMYQLYFNIYVNGRLAVKDFDISGTTGYLAYPYYIDFVVDVGDEGVLKLAITGSKMSRPGEASGLLNALEIMRMNKTGGGMDGDFPVILDMDYLLSKGIGEFARSLLCGLVFAGLFLALVTLVLRLRTELKNNGTLWSRQSVDSGDGKLARAYQLVPTKTDY from the coding sequence ATGGCTTCCTCGCCGGGCCCAGCCGCCCTCGCCGCTGTCCTGCTCTGCGCCCTCTTCGCCGCCTCCGCCGCGTCCCGCTTCGCCCCGGCGGACAACCACCTCATCGCCTGCGGCGCCACCGCCCCGGCCCTCCTCCCAGACGGCCGCCGCTTCATCCCGGACTCCGGCTGCGCGTCCACGCGCCTCCGCTCGCAATCCCCCACCCTCCCCACCACCGCCCCCACCGCACCCTCCCCGCCGCCGTCCCCTCTCCACGCCGCGGCGCGCGTCTTCTCCTGCCACGCCTCCTACGACCTCGCCATCCGCCGCCGCGGCCACCACGTCCTGCGCCTCCACTTCTACCCCCTCGACTCCACCCTCGCCTCCGCCCGCTTCCACGTCGGCGCGGGCgggttcctcctcctccacaaCTTCACCGCCTCGTCCCCCGTCATCAAGGAGTTCCTGCTCCCCGTCCACACCGACGTCCTCGCCCTCACCTTCGTCCCCGACGCCGGATCCGCCGCCTTCGTCAACGCCATCGAGCTCTTCTCGGCCCCCGACGAGCTCCTCGGCGACATCGCCACCCTCGTCACACCCAACGCCACCAACCAAACCACCGGCCTCTCGTCCCAGGTCCTCGACACGCTCTACCGGGTCACCGTGGCCGGGCACAAGGTCACCCCCTTCAACGACACGCTCTGGAGGACATGGGTCAGCGACGAGGGCTTCCTCGTCCACAACGAATCATCCGGTACCAAGGCGTGGTCATTCGGTGGCCGGATTGCCTACCCCAAGGACAGCAGGCAGATGACCCGGGAGGTGGCTCCCGACAACGTCTACAGCTCCGCGAGGTCCGTGGATTCGGAGGGGAATGTGACATGGGGTTTCCCGGTGCCTGCTGGAAACCGGTACCTAGTGCGGATGCACTTCTGTGATATCGTGAGCAAGGCCATGTACCAGCTCTACTTCAACATCTATGTCAACGGTCGTCTCGCCGTGAAGGATTTCGACATTTCCGGTACCACCGGATACTTGGCCTATCCGTATTACATCGACTTTGTCGTCGACGTTGGGGATGAAGGGGTGCTGAAGCTGGCCATTACTGGCTCGAAGATGAGCCGGCCTGGCGAAGCGAGCGGGCTACTGAATGCGCTCGAGATAATGAGGATGAACAAAACGGGCGGCGGCATGGATGGGGATTTCCCAGTCATCCTGGACATGGACTATCTGCTCAGTAAGGGGATTGGGGAATTTGCCCGCTCGCTGCTCTGTGGTTTGGTCTTCGCGGGGCTGTTCTTGGCTTTGGTCACGCTGGTGCTGAGGTTGAGGACTGAGCTGAAAAATAATGGTACACTTTGGTCTCGCCAATCAGTTGATTCTGGTGATGGCAAGTTGGCTAGAGCATATCAGCTTGTGCCCACCAAGACGGACTATTGA